The nucleotide window AAGTAATTTTGCAACGGATGGAGCTCTCTATTTTGCCACACGTAATCAAAATAATATTATTTCGCCAATAGCGCTTATTACACCATCATTTCCGGTCCCGCGTGTTGGAGTTGGTAATGTTGGTGATCGTAGTGTACCGGTACAAATAAATTTTCAACAAGGAACCGAAATAAATGCATTTTTACGCAGTCAAGCTTCAGGAAGCTGGATTGCAGCAGGAAATTTTAATACACAAGTACTTGAATAGTAAAATATCATAACATTTTTTAGAAATAACGTAGGATGCTGCAATGACGTGCAGAAAAAAAATAACACTTTCACTCATTCTTATATCATTTACTTGCTCTAACAATACTATAAAATCAATGAATATTGTTAATACATTGTGGCCATATGATACATTAATTCGACCAACATTTAACAATCAACGTTCGTGGCAATTAGCATGGTATTGTGAAGGTGGTTTTCATGACGCTAAAGGATTTAATGATGATGGTGATATAGTTAATCCACTTCGTATTTGGAATAAACAACAAAATTCACTTGCTATGCTTGAAGGCTTTCCTGAAAATAGTCCTATCGCTCAGCTACGTACAGCGCTACTTGATTGCGATAATGGTATTCGTGGCAGATTTAACGTTTGTGGTGACGTGCAAATGAACTTTAATAATTCGTTTGCAGCTCGTTTCTTTTTTGCTAATGATTGGTCTATTGGTCTCTATTTACCCGTGTATCAAATGAAGTTAAAAAATGTTACATTTATTGATCAGACACCAAATCTTGATAATCTAGATAAACTTGTACATACATTACTCACTGATAATTTAGCGCACAATGTACAACAACTTGGATGTCTTGATATAAGCGATTGGAAACGTGATGGCGTTGGCGATCTCACCCTTCTTGTTGAATGGTTTCGTGATTTTTATCAAAATAAACAATTTTTAAAATGCGTACGAGTGAATTGGCGCGTGGGATTAGGCTTTCCAACAGGATTACGTGAAAATATAAACTTATTATTCGCGGTTCCGTTCGGCTATGATGGAGCAGTTTCTATGCCTTTTGGTCTTGGAATTGATCTTACACTGGGAACAAATTTTAAATGCGGTATAGATGTACAATTAACCCAAATTTTTGGCCATACGCGTATACGACGAATAAAAACAGATGTGGAGCAAACAGAACTACTCTTATTACAAACAGCTGCCACATTTAGAGATTATGGTTTAGTGCAACGATTTAATTTGTATGTTGAACTATTTAAGTTTATCAAGGGTTTATCATTCAAGGTGGGATACCAGTTTCTTAAACATGGTGAAGATGAAATTTCATTAAAAACACAGGTATTTTCAAATATTATAGCAAACAGTTCACCGCGATTAGATGAATTCACTATGCATCATGTAATTACTAAATTTACGTATGATTTTGGTGTACATTTACCTGAAGGGCGCACGCGACCTGAATTAGGCTTATTCACTCGTCAGCCATTTAATGGTAAAAATGTTGCTCTTGTGCCCACTATTGGCATAGTACTTTCTGTAGACTTTTAAATAAATTTTTTGAATTTTTATCTTTAATACAAAAAAAAAGCTTGGGACATAAACGTCCCAAGCCTGTCGATTTCTTTTCAAGAATATAATTATACTTTTAACCAATTATTTTTCGATCTTTCTATTTTATTTGCTACCATATCAATAGCAGATGCAACATCATCGAGAATGTTTTTATATGTTTTTGGAACATTTTTTAGTTTTGATCTAAGAGAATGCATTTTATTTAAAACTTCTTTTGCTTGATTAAGTTGCGATGCGGTAATAATATCTTTTGATATAATATCTGATTGAGCAATAATAAAATTCCATTCTTCTATTGCATCATTAAATTCTTTTGCTTCCATGCTACCATCTGGAAATTTTGGTAAAATCATATTCTGCTCATTTTTTCTCATCATACCAGATATGTATCCTTTATTAATTCTTGCACGATTGCCTTGAAAATACCAATTAATTCCATAAGAGATACCAAAGGAAGTACCAACCAATAGACCATTAATTGCGTGTTTTATGGCATTGCTCCACTCTTTCCCCAAAATCCTTTCTTGTTCGAGTATTGCGATTTGTATATCTTTTAATTTATAGTGGAGTTCTCTGAACTGTTTTTGAGCATGACTACGTGTTTCTGTCTGCCCTGGCATTGGACTATCCCAAACCCATCCTTTAATCGTTTTTTCATCTATTTCTGTTCTCTTGCCTTTAATTTGTGTGTCAAGTGCATTTCTGCGGGTTAATAATTCTGATAATGCTATTGCTGCTTGTCGTATTTGTTCTGGAAGATATCCCCTTACTACATCATTACCAAATGTTTTAACATCATTAAGAGCATTAAGTAACTCCTGAGCCGCTATTTTTGCAGATCTAATAGCTTCTTTTTTTTCAACTATCCCTTGAGCTAGTTGAAAATTATGAGCTGTTGTTTTTATTTTGTCACCCAATTCTCGTATCAATTGTTGACCAATTAATGTTGCTTCTGAACTAACATGAATTTTTGTTGGGACAGCATCAACAATAAGTGTTGATAGTGAAATTACCGTTACAAACGCAGTTATATAGACTACCTTTTTCATGAAATATTCCTTTTTTTTACATTAATAACGTAATATTAAACGCGTTGCATTTAATATAGATTAATTTGTTTTAATTTATCAATAAGTTAAAAAAAGTTATATTTTATAATAAAAAAATAGTCATGTATGAACTTTATGAAATCATATATGAAAATAAAACAAATTTAATTTTCATATAAAAATTTGACTGTAAAAATAGTACACTTATGATAAATATAATAGGCCTTTAGAAAAGGAACATATATGTATATTATAAAAAAGATTATTGTCATTATCTGCTTTATTTTTTTATCTACTCAAGCACAATCTGTTTTTATTATTATTCATGGAACATGGGGAGCAGATTGCAGTTGGCATTCACCAAAAGGTGATTTTTTTGATGCTTTAGAAAACGCTGTTTGTCAAAAAAACAGTGCTGTGGTTTCTTTTCGCTGGAGTGGAGGATGTGGGCATGAATCACGCGTAAAAGCTGCAAACAATCTTATAAAACTTATCAAAACATATGCTATTGATACGCCACTCTTTATTATTGCCCATAGCCATGGAGGGACTGTAGCAGTATTAGCATCTCAATTTTTAGCTCAAGAACAAGACAATAAATATAAGATTTGCGCATTATTCACTTTAGGTACACCAATCATGAGTAACTATTTACCTAATATGAATGTTATAGGCTATGTTTATAATCTATTTTCTTTCGAAGATCTTGTCCAAACTGTACTGGGAATTTCCTCTCGAGAATACCCAAAGCATAAAAGAATAGCCAATTTACGCATAATGATTAATGGAAAAGCTCCTGATCATGCTGGCCTACATCATCCGATAGTTGGCAAATGGATTGCATATATCCATCATTATTTTAAAAAATATTTAAATAACCAAAATATTACCAACTACATATCAGAGCCCAGCATAGTCTATTTTAGTGATATCAAGGCTCCTGAATATGCATATGATGAAAAACGAAATGATTTGTTTATAAGGGATCATCAACTTTCGGTACTAATACTTGATTCTTTCCGCAATTCCTTAGAAACCGGATCCAATATACCATTTACAAATTTATAAGCATCTATTTCAGCAAAGCATTTTGCAAGTTCAACGGCTTCATTGATAATAATTCGCTCATCGGTGGGCGTATATTTAATTTCCCAAATAGCAAATAATAAAATTAATTTAGTGCAAACACTAATTCGCTCAATACGCCAATTTGCTAAATAAGGCTCATAAATCTTTTCAAGAACATCTCTATGTTTAATAATTTCATTAGTAATCATAAAAAGTTCCCCGTCCACAGGAATAGAAAGGTCAAATCCTCGATTAAAATTATGTATAATAGATTCTAAAGATTCTTCATAATTAAATGCTTCTGCAGCATATAAAAAATGAAAAATAAGAGAACGAATATCTCGTCGTGATAAATCTTTATATAATTTAGGAGATTGAAAATCTTCCTGCATTATAGCGCCTTCAGCAATAAAAAGTGAACTCATAGCGATACCCCCCACAATAGTATCTTAATCAATAATTTTATTATTTTTTAACTCGTTCCATGTAGCTTTTATCGCGTGTATCTATTTTGACAATATCACCCTCATTAACAAATAAAGGAACTTGAATAACTAATCCTGACTCAAGAGTTGCAGGTTTTGTTGCACCACCCTGAGCTGTATCACCTCTAACTCCTGGCATTGTTTCTTTAACTGTCATTTCCATGAACATTGGTGCAGTTACTGTTATTGGTTTTCCTTCAAAATTGAGAACAGTATACACTTCTTGTTCTTTGAGAAAATCTAATACATCTTCAATTTGTTCTTTATTAAACGACACTTGATCAAAAGTACTTTGATCCATAAAGTGATAGAGCCCACCGTCTGAATAAAGATATTGCATTTCATTATATTCTAAATCTGGTTGATCAAATTTTTCACCAGAGCGAAAGGTATCTTCCCATATAAGCCCTGTTATCATATTTCTCATTTTTGTTTTAACAAAAGCTCCACCTTTTCCTGGTTTTACGTGATGATAATCAAGAATTATGTATGGCGCATTGTTATAAAGGATTTTCATACCTTTTTTGAAATCTGTTGTAGCGATCACTATATCTTCCTTATTGTTTGGGTAATTACTTATATTTTTAGTATAAAAAAAGCCTTTAAAAAAGGCAAATTGACTAATACAACAAAAAATCATTTCAATCTTATTTGATGCGATATCCATCCAATGGTACGCTATAAACGTTAAAAAACATTTTAAAACTTGGAAATCCATTATGTCTTTATATATAACTGATCCACGTATTTATCAGCTTATTGAATCTGAAAAACGCCGCCAGGAAGAAACAATAAACCTTATTGCCTCAGAAAACTACGTATCAGCAGCTGTTATGGAAGCAACAGCTTCAGTATTAACTAACAAATATGCCGAAGGTTATCCAGAAAAACGTTATTATCCTGGCTGTACTGTTATTGATAAAGTTGAATTACTTGCAATCGATCGTTGTAAGCAGTTATTTCATGCAGAACATGCTAATGTACAACCACATTCAGGTTCACAAGCAAATATGGCTGTTTATTTTTCATTGTTAAAGCCGGGCGATACCATTTTAGGCATGAGTTTAAGCTCTGGTGGGCACCTTACCCATGGGCATAATGTAAATTTTTCGGGTACATTGTTTAAAAGTGTGCAATATACAGTATCACCAGAAACAGAACTATTAGATTATAATGCTATTGAACAACTAGCGCACGAACATATGCCCCGACTTATTGTTTCAGGAGCATCAGCATATTCCCGCATCATAGATTTTGAACGCCTTGCTGGTATTGCTAAAGATGTTAACGCTTTATTGCTTGCTGATATAGCACATATTGCTGGATTAGTTGCAGCCGGACTTCATCCAAGTCCCATCAATTACGCAGATTTTACTACAAGTACAACCCATAAAACATTGCGTGGACCTCGTGGGGGACTTATTATGACATCTGCTGCTCATGCAGCTAAAATTGATCGTGCAATTATGCCAGGTATGCAAGGAGGTCCTTTAATGAATACAATTGCTGCAAAAGCTGTAGCATTTAATGAAGCATTACAACCATCATTTATTGACTATCAAAAACAAATTATATCTAATGCCCAAGCAATGGCTGATGAGCTCATTATATTAGGGTATCGCATTGTGGCGGGTGGTACTGATAATCATCTATTTATTGTTGATATACGTTCAAAAAATATTACCGGATTAAAAGCTGAAATTGCTTTAGAAAAAGCTGGCATCACCGTAACGCGTAGTTGTATTCCCTTTGATACAGAAAAACCATGGATTACAAGCGGCATTCGCCTTGGAACTCCTGCAATTACTACACGCGGCATGCACGCAGTTACCGCTCGTCAGATTGCGCATTTAATTGATGATGCAATTCGACACCATGATAATGATGTTGTATTGAATGCAATTAAAGTTAAAGTTCGCGCATTATGTACAGAATTTCCTATTAACTAAAAAAATAAATTAGAAAACTTAGAAAGTGGTCCTGAAATGCATATTCTATAGGCACAAATAGCTACTTTTTTAAACCAACTAAATATCTTTATTTCTATTTTCTGTAGCAATCTGGTGACAATCGTTTGCATATTTTAAAATTAGCTGTACTTTCTTTCTAAGGCTTATGACATTACATAATGTATTGCACAATGATACAAAAATTGTTATAACTTAGTTATATCATTGTATAATATTATTGTTGTCTTGGAGAGAAAAATGCTTAAAAAACTTGTTAAATATGGTAATAGTAATGCATTAATACTAGATCGGGCCATTTTAGAATTACTTAATATTAAAGAAGGTGCAATTGTAAAACTTCATACAGATGGTATATCGCTTATAATAACACCGCACAAACCAGAAGATTCAACAAATTTATGGATGGAAGGACTGGAAAATTTGAACGATAATAAAAATTATCAACAAGTTCAAGCTACAAATAAACCTACTTTACAATCTGATACTGCTATAAATCTTTCAAAAGCCATAGACAGTATTATGAAAAAATATCAAAATGATCTCGATTTACTCACAACAGAATCTTTTCTACATAAATTTCATGCTCTTACCGAAAAATATAAAGGCGATACATCATCGCCTGAATTTATTAAAAACTTTCAAACTCTTCGATTACAGGAGGCACCCAATCTTGCTAAATTTGATAAAGAAATGCAAAATATTTCAGAGCAACATAGTAAAAAAGATCCAGTAAAATATACAAAAATGAAAGAATGGGGGCCCGAAACTGATAATAATAAAAAACTTTCTCAAGCAATAAAAGATATTGCAAAAAAATACACTGAGGATCTTGCAGTATTACAATCTGAAGCTTTTTTATATGACGTTGATTTATTAGTGAAAAAATATAAAGATGATAAGTCCTCACCTGAATTTATGAATGATTTTTTTGCTCTTCGATTGCGGTATACTCCAAATATTATTCATTATGATCAAGAGATACAAAAAGCCTTAAAAGATCTCAACATACCTGATAATTATTAAAGAATAAGAGATTATTCGAAAGTTAATTAAGGATACGTAAACTATCAATTTAACTGGTGTAACTATCTTAAAATTTAGTAAAAAACAGGGGGCTTAAAAGCCCCCGCTTTGCTTTCTTTGTTGTTTTCTCATCTCAACTTCAAATTCTTTTTTAAGATTTTCTTCTATAGTCCACATATTTATTATTTCTTTATCCTCATCAGTTTGTAGGCTTGATGAAAGTTCATCAATTGTCTGATAACCCTTTTTTCTCATACCATGAATAATCTTTTTAAGGGCTGCCTGCCTTTTTTCTTTAGTGTCATCAGAATCAGTACTGCTATCAATTACTTTTTTTTGCTTTTTTTCCAGTAAACGTAGAGCACATTCAAAATCTGTTTCTATAGCTTTTTTATCTGTAAAGATTCTGATAGCAGCTTGTGTTGATCGCTGTTGTGCCAATAGGTAGCTTAACGCAATTTTAGATTTTTCTTCTTCATGAGAACATTCATTCAACAACGTCGCATATTGCGCAAGCGCTTGTGAATTGAGTGTTTTTAATTGATCTATATTAATAGGATGGCGTTGCGCACAAGAAGATGGTTGATATGTATAATGAGCTGCAGACGAGCCTTGTTGAGTATCTTGAGACAGTTCCCTATTACTTGCAATAAGACCATAAAGTATATCTTGTTTGGTGAGAATATTTGTATATTCTTGTTGTTGCGCATGCAATTCTTCATCTCTACGTTTTTTTTCATACTCTCTTTGTTTTTTTTCTGCTTCTTGTTGCTTTTGTAATTTTTCTTCTAATTGTTGAATTGATGTTATGTTTTGTTCAATGATAGTATTTTCTTGTATTTCATGATGTTTATAACATAAAAGAGCATTATAATATTCATCTCTTTTGCTGGAATCAAGTTGCCAAATATCATTGAAATTCTTTATCGGTTCTTGTATAGCTGAGCTCGGCTTATAGATATATCTATATTCAGGATACTTAGTAGATGTTTTTTCTGAGAGTACCCTATCACGGTTTTTATTAACGGCAATAAAGTTTTGTACATTATTATGTAGATCAATAATTTTTCTACATTCTTTTTGCCTATCTTCCATTTTTTGGTTTAAGAACCGTACAATCGCTGGATGATTACCCCATTGTGCATGATTGATTGCGCGAGTAACTTGATCTGTTATAAAATCTTTGTCCTTTATGATTAATTTTACTACATCTAAATGTCCATTACTGACAGCAGATATCAGTGGAATTTCATTTTTATTATTAACATCATCACTCTGTAGTCCCTGTTCCATTAGATATTTTATTTTTTGTGTATCTCCCCTTTTAGCTGCAAGATGGAGTAATGTATCTCTATCATTTGTTCGTAGAGAAAGTGAAGCACCATAGTGCTTATGCAATTTTTTCATTATTTCAATATTTGCCGCATGCGCAATAACAGTAAAACCTTTATTATCCTGTTCATCCACATAAGCACCGTACCTCATATATAAATCAATGTTTGAAACATCTCCTAATTGCGATGCTGTCATCAGTGCCGTTTCTCCATTATTATTTTTTAGACGGATATCAGCCCCATTTTTTAACAATTCTTCAGAAAAGGATAATCGTTTATGTGCTGCTGCTTGATGAAGAGAAGTCTTACCTAAACAATTTTTTTGATTAATCATGTGTGGTTGTTTTACAAATAAACTAAATGCTTCTTTATTATTACTTTCAATCGCCATATGTAAACAATTATTATCTTGTGCATCGTTAATAGTGTTGTCTGCTCCAGACTGTAGCAATTGTTCAATAATCTTTTTTGGGGCAAAATAATGTATAGCAAGATGAAGTACCGTTAATTGTTTATCGTTTTTTTTGTTAATAATCGTTTGATCTAGTAACTCTTTTATGCATTCAAAATGTTTATTCATAATAGCTACTGATAATGGTGAATTATTTCTGTTGGTAAGATCGGTTATTTTTTCTCCGTGTACACGAAGTTTTTGAATGACAACAGAATGTCCATTTGCAGCTGCGTCATGTAAGGGAGTCCAACCGTCTATATCTTTTGTTATAGCAGCATTTTTTTGTAAAAGATAATCAGTAAGTTGCGATAATCCATGCTTAGCTGCTTGATGCAGTAGAGTTCTACCTGCATAATATGATTTATTAATTGGCGAACCTGCATCAACTAATAAAATCGCAAGTTTTTCATGTTTATTTGATATTGCAATATTAAGAGGAAGTTGATCATCATTATTTGGCATAATAAGTGAAGATTTATCTTTTTTTATAAGTAATTCAACATTCATTTTATTGCCACATTCTGCCGCTTTATGAAGTGCAGTATCACCAAAGTTATCAGCAGCTGATATATCAGCTTTATCATTATGCAATATTTTATCAATACCTTTATAATCTCCTCTTTCTGCTGCTCGTATCAATGAAGTTCTTCCTTTATTATCTTTGCTGTTTATATCAGCATCAGGATGCAATGAAATCAAATCAATAAGATCATCTTGATTGTTATCCAAAGC belongs to Candidatus Babeliales bacterium and includes:
- a CDS encoding alpha/beta hydrolase; its protein translation is MYIIKKIIVIICFIFLSTQAQSVFIIIHGTWGADCSWHSPKGDFFDALENAVCQKNSAVVSFRWSGGCGHESRVKAANNLIKLIKTYAIDTPLFIIAHSHGGTVAVLASQFLAQEQDNKYKICALFTLGTPIMSNYLPNMNVIGYVYNLFSFEDLVQTVLGISSREYPKHKRIANLRIMINGKAPDHAGLHHPIVGKWIAYIHHYFKKYLNNQNITNYISEPSIVYFSDIKAPEYAYDEKRNDLFIRDHQLSVLILDSFRNSLETGSNIPFTNL
- the efp gene encoding elongation factor P; the encoded protein is MIATTDFKKGMKILYNNAPYIILDYHHVKPGKGGAFVKTKMRNMITGLIWEDTFRSGEKFDQPDLEYNEMQYLYSDGGLYHFMDQSTFDQVSFNKEQIEDVLDFLKEQEVYTVLNFEGKPITVTAPMFMEMTVKETMPGVRGDTAQGGATKPATLESGLVIQVPLFVNEGDIVKIDTRDKSYMERVKK
- the glyA gene encoding serine hydroxymethyltransferase, coding for MSLYITDPRIYQLIESEKRRQEETINLIASENYVSAAVMEATASVLTNKYAEGYPEKRYYPGCTVIDKVELLAIDRCKQLFHAEHANVQPHSGSQANMAVYFSLLKPGDTILGMSLSSGGHLTHGHNVNFSGTLFKSVQYTVSPETELLDYNAIEQLAHEHMPRLIVSGASAYSRIIDFERLAGIAKDVNALLLADIAHIAGLVAAGLHPSPINYADFTTSTTHKTLRGPRGGLIMTSAAHAAKIDRAIMPGMQGGPLMNTIAAKAVAFNEALQPSFIDYQKQIISNAQAMADELIILGYRIVAGGTDNHLFIVDIRSKNITGLKAEIALEKAGITVTRSCIPFDTEKPWITSGIRLGTPAITTRGMHAVTARQIAHLIDDAIRHHDNDVVLNAIKVKVRALCTEFPIN
- a CDS encoding ankyrin repeat domain-containing protein encodes the protein MQKINYVLLGLLLYSVNVIISREVPRIFHDAYEGNKQAVQDYLDNGQDCTIKNDNGDTILHIAAQQGYADIITLITDYYDSCSWLWYYTCGPTLPTGNEQNNSGDTPLHCAISSCKNQSCAVLLSKVTTQNLEITNHKGLTPLLLAVKKGDCATVKTIGEINPENYYAKKDQGKNILHSAIEEKHFSLIEQLAADKKFINAQDDNHLSPLHYAINNQDQCNQADNNAIARILIDSGADIAIYSKNKLPLLHDCILHNNLELFITLLNYNAKINEVDISGKTALHHAFEENKKEFIIPLLDKNSDSNKKNNSGFTVGHIAVQSRNIENLALLIEHPQSNFNINMQDNNKNTLLHKAVIDHNVEITNYLLNRKEIDITLCNSEGKCSFAIALDNNQDDLIDLISLHPDADINSKDNKGRTSLIRAAERGDYKGIDKILHNDKADISAADNFGDTALHKAAECGNKMNVELLIKKDKSSLIMPNNDDQLPLNIAISNKHEKLAILLVDAGSPINKSYYAGRTLLHQAAKHGLSQLTDYLLQKNAAITKDIDGWTPLHDAAANGHSVVIQKLRVHGEKITDLTNRNNSPLSVAIMNKHFECIKELLDQTIINKKNDKQLTVLHLAIHYFAPKKIIEQLLQSGADNTINDAQDNNCLHMAIESNNKEAFSLFVKQPHMINQKNCLGKTSLHQAAAHKRLSFSEELLKNGADIRLKNNNGETALMTASQLGDVSNIDLYMRYGAYVDEQDNKGFTVIAHAANIEIMKKLHKHYGASLSLRTNDRDTLLHLAAKRGDTQKIKYLMEQGLQSDDVNNKNEIPLISAVSNGHLDVVKLIIKDKDFITDQVTRAINHAQWGNHPAIVRFLNQKMEDRQKECRKIIDLHNNVQNFIAVNKNRDRVLSEKTSTKYPEYRYIYKPSSAIQEPIKNFNDIWQLDSSKRDEYYNALLCYKHHEIQENTIIEQNITSIQQLEEKLQKQQEAEKKQREYEKKRRDEELHAQQQEYTNILTKQDILYGLIASNRELSQDTQQGSSAAHYTYQPSSCAQRHPINIDQLKTLNSQALAQYATLLNECSHEEEKSKIALSYLLAQQRSTQAAIRIFTDKKAIETDFECALRLLEKKQKKVIDSSTDSDDTKEKRQAALKKIIHGMRKKGYQTIDELSSSLQTDEDKEIINMWTIEENLKKEFEVEMRKQQRKQSGGF
- the nusB gene encoding transcription antitermination factor NusB, producing the protein MSSLFIAEGAIMQEDFQSPKLYKDLSRRDIRSLIFHFLYAAEAFNYEESLESIIHNFNRGFDLSIPVDGELFMITNEIIKHRDVLEKIYEPYLANWRIERISVCTKLILLFAIWEIKYTPTDERIIINEAVELAKCFAEIDAYKFVNGILDPVSKELRKESSISTES